The DNA sequence ggccaattcttaggcctgagatccccaaACCCTCTCAGATTCAGAGCTTTCATCCTCACagagctctctccctcacaatcctctcagcaaaatacaataatcaatgtggacgtagcccaaacattggggtgaaccacgatacatcttgtgttctttacatttcttgcagattcacggtcggatttatgttgttccaagacccctccgattttgtgcatcaacatttggcgccatctgtgggaatcgacacgaaaaattatgtcggttctctctcaatttttcacctccgctgtgaatctgcagaaacccaagaaccaaCAACCCAACACCCATACTCAGAGACACACCCATTCAATCTATAGAGAGGAAGAAACGAAACATGGGTTCTCCTGTGGTGTTTGTGCAGCTCTCAGTCCTCCTACTGAGCTGCTTCACTGTCTTCAGTAATGTAATTACCACTTTACCCGCCATTCCCCCACACCACAGCGTTCACCATTCGCACCAAATTTATTTACAGAATACCATATCGTCATTTTCATTGAGGAACTTGGGTTTTGATCCCAACCTGTTGGAGATCCTGCACGACCTACTCGACATCTCCGACGAGCAGAACCAACAAAGCTACCAGGCCCCCTATTGCCGGTACGTTTAGGAGGCGAATGCCATGGCCACCACACTTGCAGATGTGAAGGAGACTAAAGATGCCTACGTTTTCGTGGTGGATGTTCCAGGGCCGAGGCCGAATATGATTAATGTGAAGATTGAGGAAGATAACGTGCTGGTGGTGAGcggggaaaggaagaaagagaaggagagGGATCAGGGGATCAAGTACTTGAGGATGGAGAGGAGGCTTGGGAAGTATCTCAAGAAGTTTGTGTTGCTGAACAACGTCGATATTGAGAGGATTTCGGCCGAGTGTCAGGATAGGGTGCTGACTGTGACAGTTGCGAAGAAGCTGCCGCCAGAGCAGAAGAAGCCTAAgggcgcgtttactaatccgtaatcagattgaggggaattgaattgaggaggaattgaattgaggggGAATTGGAATGAGTTGGAATCAGAATTGGAttcctgttgaagttgtttaccaAAATTTTTTGAAATCGGAGTAGAAATGACAGTGATATATATaaactgtttactaattcatatgAATCGGAATAAAATCTAATATAATTACTAATGTACCCTTGCTTAactgatttattttatttgctaattattttttataaaacttttactctttcattatttttttattttgtagagataacttttttttaataaaacttttagtacaaatttaatatgaaacaagaaatttttaattgcttCTTCATATTTGAGAAGACTCTCACCCTAATTTATTTCCTCTCCTCTCTCCCCCACTCCCTAATCTTTCTGAGCAGCCGACGCTCTCACCCACACCATCCTCTCCAatacccaccaccaccaccgtctCTCTTCCCTCATCTCCTCCCCCATCCTCTTCTTTGTCACCCTCCACCGCCTCAACTCACTCCCCCTCATCCACAAGACTCTCCTCATCGCCAACCACGTTCTCTCTCATCCTTCTTCCCTGCCATTCGTGGCTGTTCACCAAATCCTCGTTGACAAACGCCCTGGGGAATAAGGGTCTGCCGTTCACACCAATCCAAGCAATCAATTTCTGACTTGCATCCTCAAATTGGTCCGCAACATTCGCATAAAGAAGGGTCTGCCGTTCCAGGGCTCATTCAGGAAGAAAATGACTCGACCCTTGTGCTCCACCCGGGTCTGCAGTGTGTGAGGGTGGTGTCGTGGTGGTGGTCAAGGTGTAAGGAGTCGGCGgatgagaaacgaaggagaggGTGCGCTACTAGTGGAAGGTATAAGGGTATTTTGGGTAGAAATGTTTGATTCCAGAAGGAGGCTTCATCCGGGAATTCAATTACCACCTCCATGTAGGTAATTGAATTCCGAAAGATTAAGGGGTTTGATTCCGGATTTTAAGTGGGTCCCACTTACTTTTTCATTCCCTACCTGTTAGTAAACGCCGGAATGGTTCGGGAGGAATGTGATTCTGTTTCTTTCCATTCCATTCCCGTTTGGTAAACACGCCATAAGACTATTCAGATTCACAGGTATATATGAAGAAGCACAAAACCCCTGCCGC is a window from the Malus domestica chromosome 16, GDT2T_hap1 genome containing:
- the LOC114823319 gene encoding 18.0 kDa class II heat shock protein-like, with the translated sequence MATTLADVKETKDAYVFVVDVPGPRPNMINVKIEEDNVLVVSGERKKEKERDQGIKYLRMERRLGKYLKKFVLLNNVDIERISAECQDRVLTVTVAKKLPPEQKKPKGAFTNP